Proteins encoded within one genomic window of Phormidium ambiguum IAM M-71:
- a CDS encoding DUF4157 domain-containing protein, giving the protein MRTRRQQIDRKTAFDGNLTATQLINQPRAFMVQAAVEETANLSPEQADLQTQLLQAQDSGYNFAQLQVQPTTSRIIQPKLTIGHLNGKYEQQADSVAQKIVGLEPVQRQEGEEEEPAQAKAEPVQRQEREEEEPAQAKAEPVQRQEREEEEPAQAKAEPVQRQEREEEEPAQAKAESKLKVKPVQAKIDLAPTGSGKPMPEAVQQKMETAFGADFSGIRIHEGPQAKAMNAIAYTQGENIHFQPGKYQPETQSGQELLGHELTHVVQQKAGRVTAPQRKAVPINADINLETEADLLGAKAARGEQVQIAGASVSQGLINRDLKNVAEPAKPKAATPEIEAKSSNGQELLAHELTHVVQPKATENQKNTTNSSSEIHAASANIIQKKEMLVKSKIISKTFKLYNDSGEIVGTINTGAKVEVDPEKDSKFIQRKKGKATWMLRINSADPSAKILLTQPGKFGTIMEQGIWINEKHLKDQKTDTNQNSINNKIERVKSIVKPYQALHEKYKKYKNEINGRVYERLINISEVINKILDLASYFDPSGIAKAINEIIGYIKKIIEFAAEVKALLTEQTRTELTPFLAAPDGKGLTTDVNYLIEELKAAWKGLDQKEEQNQDFDFVAVEDDFD; this is encoded by the coding sequence ATGCGTACCCGAAGACAGCAGATTGACCGGAAAACAGCATTCGATGGTAATTTAACTGCTACACAACTTATTAATCAGCCCCGCGCTTTTATGGTTCAGGCTGCTGTTGAAGAAACAGCAAATCTCTCACCAGAACAAGCTGATTTGCAGACACAGTTGCTTCAGGCTCAAGATTCTGGGTACAACTTTGCTCAACTACAAGTTCAACCAACAACTTCAAGAATTATTCAACCTAAGTTAACAATTGGTCATCTGAACGGTAAATATGAGCAGCAAGCCGATAGTGTAGCGCAAAAAATTGTAGGGCTTGAACCCGTTCAACGTCAGGAAGGGGAAGAGGAAGAACCCGCTCAAGCTAAAGCAGAACCCGTTCAACGTCAAGAACGGGAAGAGGAAGAACCCGCTCAAGCTAAAGCAGAACCCGTTCAACGTCAAGAACGGGAAGAGGAAGAACCCGCTCAAGCTAAAGCAGAACCCGTTCAACGTCAAGAACGGGAAGAGGAAGAACCCGCTCAAGCTAAAGCAGAATCAAAGCTAAAGGTTAAGCCAGTACAAGCAAAGATTGACTTGGCTCCGACTGGGAGCGGCAAGCCGATGCCAGAAGCTGTGCAGCAGAAAATGGAGACGGCTTTTGGGGCGGACTTCTCTGGGATTCGGATTCACGAGGGGCCACAGGCTAAAGCAATGAATGCTATTGCTTACACCCAAGGAGAAAATATTCACTTTCAACCTGGCAAATACCAGCCCGAAACTCAGTCCGGGCAAGAATTATTAGGTCACGAACTGACGCACGTCGTTCAACAAAAAGCAGGACGGGTAACAGCACCCCAGAGGAAGGCTGTACCAATTAATGCAGATATCAACTTAGAAACCGAAGCAGATTTATTGGGTGCTAAAGCAGCACGGGGCGAACAGGTGCAAATTGCTGGCGCGAGTGTTAGTCAGGGACTGATAAATCGCGACTTAAAAAATGTTGCTGAACCCGCTAAACCGAAAGCCGCAACACCAGAAATAGAGGCAAAAAGTTCTAATGGGCAGGAATTATTAGCCCATGAATTAACTCATGTGGTGCAGCCGAAAGCTACTGAAAATCAAAAAAATACAACAAATTCATCTAGCGAAATTCATGCAGCTTCAGCCAACATCATACAGAAAAAAGAAATGTTAGTTAAGTCAAAAATTATAAGTAAAACATTTAAGTTATATAACGATAGTGGGGAAATAGTAGGAACAATAAACACTGGAGCTAAGGTAGAAGTAGATCCGGAAAAGGACTCGAAATTTATACAGAGAAAAAAAGGAAAAGCAACATGGATGCTGAGAATTAACTCGGCGGATCCTTCGGCGAAGATATTATTAACTCAGCCGGGTAAATTCGGAACGATAATGGAGCAAGGTATATGGATTAATGAAAAACACTTGAAAGACCAGAAAACAGATACAAATCAAAATAGTATAAACAATAAAATTGAAAGGGTGAAAAGTATAGTAAAACCTTATCAAGCTTTACATGAAAAATATAAAAAATATAAGAATGAAATTAATGGTAGAGTGTATGAACGTTTAATAAATATAAGTGAAGTTATCAATAAAATATTAGACTTGGCTAGCTATTTTGATCCTAGCGGAATTGCTAAAGCCATAAATGAAATCATTGGTTATATCAAGAAGATAATAGAGTTTGCTGCTGAAGTAAAAGCCCTTTTAACCGAGCAAACCCGAACGGAGTTAACTCCATTCTTAGCGGCACCAGATGGAAAAGGGTTAACAACAGACGTAAATTATTTAATAGAAGAATTGAAGGCTGCCTGGAAGGGATTAGACCAAAAGGAGGAGCAGAATCAGGATTTTGACTTTGTAGCAGTGGAAGATGATTTTGATTAA
- a CDS encoding J domain-containing protein, which translates to MNTQPVISHQLKRYYTILELHETASLSAIKQAYRQLARRYHPDLNPHNKMAEIKFKEINTAYQVLSNLKKNQRSNSLINHRNMKSTAFKSDIYDIFAFALQGKNH; encoded by the coding sequence ATGAATACCCAACCAGTAATTTCCCATCAATTGAAGAGATACTATACAATTTTAGAATTACATGAAACAGCCAGCTTAAGTGCCATTAAACAAGCTTATCGGCAACTAGCGCGAAGATATCATCCCGATCTAAATCCTCATAACAAAATGGCGGAAATTAAGTTTAAAGAAATTAATACAGCATATCAAGTATTATCCAACTTGAAAAAGAATCAGCGCAGTAATTCGCTCATTAATCATAGAAATATGAAATCTACTGCTTTTAAAAGTGATATCTATGACATTTTTGCATTTGCCTTACAAGGTAAAAATCATTGA
- a CDS encoding eCIS core domain-containing protein gives MSTKIIPQTKTSSTPIPQVQAPSTLGQTRAFSDSIETLEQESTTSDLQRSLFAASPPENPSDRTPQNSYNFSRISISDYVPAIVQSKLVVGAPGDPYEQEADRMADQVMGMSLPVQKQEETTEEEPEVQTKPIETIQLQETETEVSLKPLIAAIQLQQNIEEEIKLKPLTGRVQRQEREENGTVYLKPLANKISLKVQRNIKESNLISRKENGSFTANDSIESRIKSTQGSGESLPDETRDFMESRFGNDFSNVKIHTGSQAIQLSQELRAQAFTHGENIYFNSGKYEPHSAAGKKLLAHELTHTIQQTGSKIKTKPLNLAEKPNKVQRQANSDLAAQVTPANNEGAKVQRFFGSIVKAGLKLALSPVKWFLNSLIGDVAGQVIDALVDNPGGFISNLFKGIGDGFKNFFSNIGKHLINGLVGWLFGNIGEIKLPEKFDLKGFLDILLQIIGATKEHIFELASQSFGSDIVELIKFVAENGTDFLQNIGKNSEEDGDPNAVPEVQLEAEEGAQEQGEGGIEEQALALIENLSPSAKFVFDLFVNVIQGGVGGVWDFIKSSLGTLKGILMGELKDMVIMEIIEKGVTWLLSLLIPGAGAIKAGKAIIDVIKFFVERKEQIKSLVQTIISTIKLVVEGNVKGMSEAIENAMSKAIPTILGFLASVLGVSGIPNKIKKVFEKLRAPVDKIIGGLFEKVSSFFKGAKGKKKQTKGKRVAKVKKSNRPKSSGKLKKRSPGSTTPKRGKKSKPTKGNSKKNTSKKNKKEKVKKHKSTKEFLKQVGSEMADSLSSDLLNQNEEDQQEDSQQEESENQEQDEAADIQEMPEKGVKLPIQRTEVSPGFHFSHVSIQAQNKSDRLNHPLTAGNTLQKRELTHPVQRSHASPQAVPPSVNSLFSGYAQQRNDEQAPHFIQKEGEEKEKNSNLQLKILNR, from the coding sequence ATGAGTACTAAGATAATCCCCCAGACAAAGACCTCATCAACACCTATTCCGCAGGTGCAAGCACCAAGTACGCTGGGGCAAACAAGAGCTTTTTCAGATTCTATTGAAACTCTAGAACAGGAAAGTACTACTTCCGATTTGCAACGATCGCTCTTTGCAGCATCACCACCAGAAAATCCAAGCGATCGCACTCCACAAAATAGTTACAACTTTAGTCGAATTTCTATTAGCGATTACGTTCCAGCTATTGTCCAAAGTAAGCTAGTTGTCGGCGCACCAGGCGATCCCTATGAACAAGAAGCCGATCGCATGGCAGATCAAGTTATGGGGATGAGTTTACCCGTACAAAAGCAAGAGGAAACAACAGAAGAAGAACCAGAAGTTCAAACTAAACCCATAGAAACTATTCAGCTTCAAGAAACAGAAACAGAAGTTAGCCTCAAACCTTTAATTGCCGCAATTCAACTTCAACAAAACATAGAAGAAGAGATCAAACTTAAACCTTTAACAGGTAGAGTTCAACGGCAAGAAAGAGAAGAAAATGGTACAGTATATCTCAAACCTTTAGCCAATAAAATTTCTCTAAAAGTTCAACGAAATATTAAAGAAAGCAACCTGATTTCTCGCAAAGAAAATGGTTCTTTTACTGCGAATGATAGTATTGAAAGTCGCATCAAATCCACACAAGGTAGTGGTGAATCTTTGCCAGATGAAACTCGTGATTTCATGGAATCTCGCTTTGGCAACGACTTTAGCAATGTAAAAATTCACACGGGTTCTCAAGCGATTCAACTTAGCCAAGAATTAAGAGCACAAGCTTTTACTCACGGTGAAAACATCTATTTTAATTCTGGTAAATATGAACCTCATAGCGCCGCAGGTAAGAAACTCTTAGCCCATGAATTAACTCATACTATTCAACAAACAGGCTCTAAAATTAAAACAAAACCCCTTAATTTAGCAGAAAAACCGAATAAAGTTCAGCGACAAGCTAATTCAGATTTGGCAGCGCAAGTAACTCCAGCTAACAACGAAGGAGCGAAAGTACAAAGATTTTTTGGCAGTATAGTTAAAGCAGGACTGAAATTAGCTCTTTCACCTGTCAAATGGTTCTTAAATTCTCTAATTGGTGATGTTGCTGGTCAAGTTATCGATGCTTTAGTTGATAATCCTGGGGGATTTATCAGTAACCTTTTTAAAGGCATTGGAGATGGATTTAAAAACTTTTTCTCTAATATTGGTAAACATTTAATTAATGGGTTAGTTGGCTGGTTATTTGGAAATATTGGTGAAATAAAACTACCAGAAAAATTTGATTTAAAAGGGTTTTTAGATATTCTTTTGCAAATTATTGGCGCGACCAAAGAACATATCTTTGAATTGGCTAGTCAATCTTTTGGTTCAGATATTGTTGAATTAATTAAATTTGTAGCTGAAAATGGGACGGATTTCTTACAAAATATTGGGAAAAATAGCGAAGAAGATGGCGATCCAAATGCAGTTCCAGAAGTTCAGTTAGAGGCTGAAGAAGGAGCACAAGAACAGGGAGAAGGAGGAATAGAGGAGCAAGCACTAGCTTTAATAGAAAATTTAAGTCCGTCTGCTAAATTTGTTTTCGATCTTTTTGTTAATGTAATTCAAGGTGGCGTAGGAGGCGTTTGGGATTTTATTAAATCTTCTTTGGGTACACTCAAAGGCATATTAATGGGTGAACTTAAAGATATGGTGATTATGGAAATTATTGAGAAAGGTGTTACTTGGTTACTCAGTTTGTTAATTCCCGGTGCAGGTGCGATTAAGGCTGGTAAAGCCATAATTGATGTTATTAAGTTTTTTGTGGAAAGGAAAGAACAAATTAAATCTTTAGTACAAACTATTATAAGTACAATCAAATTAGTTGTAGAAGGTAATGTCAAGGGAATGTCGGAAGCGATCGAAAATGCGATGTCAAAGGCTATTCCCACAATTTTAGGATTTTTGGCTTCTGTGTTAGGAGTTAGCGGAATACCTAATAAAATTAAAAAGGTGTTTGAAAAATTAAGAGCGCCTGTAGATAAAATAATTGGAGGTTTATTTGAGAAAGTCAGCAGTTTCTTTAAAGGCGCAAAAGGGAAGAAGAAACAAACCAAAGGTAAACGAGTAGCAAAAGTCAAGAAATCCAATAGACCAAAATCTAGTGGCAAATTGAAGAAAAGATCGCCTGGAAGTACGACTCCTAAGCGAGGTAAAAAAAGTAAGCCAACTAAAGGCAACTCTAAGAAAAATACATCGAAAAAAAATAAAAAAGAGAAAGTCAAAAAACATAAATCAACTAAAGAGTTCTTGAAACAAGTAGGCTCAGAAATGGCTGATTCTTTGAGTTCGGATTTACTCAACCAAAATGAGGAAGATCAACAAGAAGACTCTCAACAAGAAGAATCAGAAAATCAAGAACAAGATGAAGCAGCAGATATTCAAGAAATGCCAGAAAAGGGTGTAAAATTACCCATTCAAAGAACAGAAGTTTCTCCAGGTTTCCACTTTAGCCATGTTAGTATTCAAGCACAGAACAAAAGCGATCGCCTAAACCACCCCTTAACAGCTGGAAACACCCTGCAAAAACGCGAACTTACTCATCCTGTTCAGCGTTCTCACGCATCACCCCAGGCTGTTCCACCTTCCGTAAATTCCTTATTTTCTGGCTATGCTCAACAGAGAAATGATGAACAAGCTCCCCATTTTATTCAAAAAGAAGGAGAAGAAAAAGAGAAAAACAGTAACCTTCAGTTAAAAATATTAAATAGATAG
- a CDS encoding YbjN domain-containing protein, with amino-acid sequence MENQTESYQLNQPLILYKDRELALNFPALTLIITKQDETLQQCHLTGKIDYEFYQKVAQFELFNFKLDARIPLSQNKLSTDKEIALLIELRPDFLPKLTKEARTAEELANYLTNLGLQPELSESANYTENWYCLSVKQQQGSSEIGYRTLWDYANLSTINQIVNAGNEVAGYLTTLMKEIGDSLPVELQSNSEAVQANLSSFLQELEQEESEDAIEYQPVSEVIREFFDEDDWNYVQLEDGNTLQMSYQGDNGRWTCYASPADESQRFMFYSVAPLDTPPNKISTMVEFLTKANYGLMIGNFEIDFNDGEIRYKTSIDVENNQLTTNLVKNLVYVNVETMDNYLPGIVGILNNQLSPDEAIAKIEAQTAIKETEGE; translated from the coding sequence ATGGAAAACCAGACAGAATCCTATCAACTCAATCAACCATTAATTCTGTATAAAGATCGAGAATTGGCCTTAAATTTTCCGGCATTAACGCTGATTATTACTAAACAAGACGAAACTTTGCAGCAGTGCCATCTCACGGGTAAAATTGATTATGAATTCTACCAAAAAGTTGCTCAATTTGAACTCTTCAACTTCAAGCTTGATGCGCGGATTCCTCTATCACAAAACAAATTATCAACAGACAAAGAGATCGCGCTATTAATAGAATTACGTCCTGATTTTCTTCCTAAATTAACTAAAGAAGCGCGAACTGCTGAGGAACTAGCCAACTATTTAACAAATTTGGGATTACAGCCAGAGCTTTCTGAATCTGCAAATTACACGGAAAATTGGTATTGTTTGTCCGTTAAACAACAACAGGGATCTTCAGAAATAGGTTATAGAACCTTGTGGGATTATGCCAATCTCAGCACGATTAATCAAATTGTTAATGCTGGTAATGAAGTAGCAGGATATCTCACAACATTGATGAAAGAAATAGGAGATTCTTTACCAGTAGAATTACAATCGAATAGTGAAGCAGTGCAGGCGAATCTGTCTAGTTTTTTGCAAGAATTAGAGCAAGAAGAAAGTGAAGATGCAATAGAATATCAACCTGTTTCAGAAGTGATCCGCGAATTTTTTGATGAAGATGATTGGAATTACGTACAACTAGAAGATGGGAATACATTACAAATGTCTTATCAAGGGGATAATGGTCGTTGGACTTGCTATGCTTCTCCTGCGGATGAGAGCCAAAGATTTATGTTTTATTCCGTAGCACCTTTAGACACTCCTCCTAACAAAATTTCGACAATGGTAGAATTTTTAACTAAGGCTAACTATGGTTTAATGATTGGAAATTTTGAGATAGATTTTAATGACGGAGAGATTCGTTATAAAACTAGTATTGATGTAGAAAATAACCAATTAACTACTAATTTAGTCAAAAATTTAGTATATGTGAATGTAGAGACAATGGATAATTATTTGCCAGGAATTGTAGGAATTTTAAATAATCAACTTTCTCCTGATGAAGCGATCGCCAAAATTGAAGCACAAACCGCAATCAAAGAAACAGAAGGTGAATAA
- a CDS encoding substrate-binding domain-containing protein: MVLPKPKPKIPRRTLEAAKRQGIWNVTSRISSFTSILRYGAYNLVPQQLRWLVPFVGEDIKDFFRSEPETTAEIAIPTSEQKSSEQISISSVPIYEKYRCSIGNPLNCHQPEQTIEQEPQAKSCYQCGFPTLLPNLAEIQGNHSRYRIIRYLGNRGWGRLYAAIQVVEEQPVIIKEYLLPKRHFNEKESIRVQKTLENVGGLELADGRSQNARIVSIIEAIADRHDTERCYLITKQNIDSYATLRTYLAQNQPMSSRELRHLLNQVLQSLEYLHGSKFRLPNGQIQTGIAHGNISLDSLLISPRSQNYFHTPQFFVYLCDLGLWENLFNPPPYAPFNPTPIKDLEALGYVSFYLLAGGIYDRKGSLLDPKLNQNWGKVDIALKFFIFRLLGLDTPFASATEARRALLNLPTEEEIIASGLETIEPTAPNEIAPSKRRWIWWLLTLLALSLLGTAIGWWLLNRQTAIANNQEINLPYIRDVPAVPDGQFTYTAEQNGIWNYILRQPNLVEKDKTFESEIIEQRPQLKLNFFTEPTGEEAIAKVRQEQADFAISSLIDNLNYDLEAKTFAYDGLVFFVAFSYEQRDRALPKILNGQITFKQIQQLYTGKITNWKQLGGSDLPVKLYIPTSQEAISIFEQKVLKNEALINEFRELQKSPTNSTIFLNSSPQLIKLPTLKTLRTVLQDFENEQVGAIGFGTISQVFGQCSVYPLALVDRQNKPIQPLIQNDGEPINPATDLCNKKGNYHPDLQAFQTGRYPLAYSIAIVYPRDNRRLPIGERFANILKTEESQHLLSKTGVVPIQLPTKESTTGN, encoded by the coding sequence ATGGTGTTGCCTAAACCGAAACCAAAAATTCCCCGTCGCACCCTAGAAGCTGCTAAACGACAAGGTATCTGGAATGTTACCAGCCGCATCAGTTCTTTTACTAGTATCTTGCGCTATGGTGCGTACAATTTAGTCCCCCAACAATTGCGCTGGTTAGTTCCTTTTGTTGGGGAAGATATTAAAGATTTTTTTCGCTCAGAACCAGAAACAACAGCGGAAATAGCAATACCTACTTCCGAACAAAAAAGCTCCGAGCAAATTTCAATTTCTTCTGTTCCTATTTATGAAAAATATCGCTGTTCTATTGGCAATCCTTTAAATTGTCACCAACCTGAACAAACGATCGAGCAAGAACCGCAGGCTAAATCTTGCTATCAATGTGGATTTCCAACGCTGTTACCTAACCTAGCAGAAATTCAAGGAAATCACAGCCGATATCGGATTATTCGTTATTTAGGAAATCGAGGTTGGGGTCGTCTTTATGCAGCTATTCAAGTAGTTGAAGAACAACCAGTTATTATTAAAGAATACCTATTACCCAAACGGCATTTTAACGAAAAAGAATCAATTCGGGTACAAAAAACTTTAGAAAATGTAGGGGGTTTAGAGTTAGCAGATGGTCGATCGCAAAATGCGCGAATTGTTTCCATAATAGAAGCGATCGCCGATCGTCACGACACCGAACGCTGCTATTTAATTACTAAACAAAATATCGATAGTTATGCCACACTCAGAACCTATTTAGCGCAAAATCAACCGATGTCTTCTCGTGAATTGCGCCATTTACTTAACCAAGTATTGCAAAGTTTAGAATATCTACACGGCTCAAAATTTCGCCTTCCCAACGGTCAAATTCAAACTGGTATTGCTCATGGTAATATTAGTCTTGATAGCCTGTTAATTTCACCCCGATCGCAAAACTATTTTCATACCCCACAATTTTTTGTTTATCTATGCGACCTTGGTTTATGGGAAAACCTCTTTAATCCCCCACCTTATGCACCTTTTAATCCCACACCTATTAAAGATTTAGAAGCATTAGGTTATGTTAGTTTCTATCTCTTAGCTGGAGGTATTTACGATCGAAAAGGTTCGCTTCTTGACCCCAAATTAAACCAAAATTGGGGAAAAGTTGATATAGCTTTAAAGTTTTTTATTTTCCGATTGTTGGGACTAGATACCCCTTTTGCTAGCGCCACTGAAGCACGTCGCGCTTTATTAAACTTACCAACTGAAGAAGAAATAATTGCTTCTGGATTAGAAACAATTGAACCCACTGCACCCAATGAAATTGCACCATCAAAACGGCGTTGGATATGGTGGTTATTAACGCTTTTGGCACTTTCTCTGTTAGGAACTGCGATCGGTTGGTGGTTATTAAACCGTCAGACAGCTATTGCTAATAACCAAGAAATTAATCTTCCTTACATTAGAGATGTACCCGCTGTTCCTGATGGTCAGTTTACTTATACAGCAGAACAAAATGGGATTTGGAACTACATTTTACGACAGCCTAATTTAGTCGAAAAAGACAAAACATTTGAATCAGAAATTATCGAACAACGACCTCAACTAAAACTCAATTTTTTTACCGAACCTACAGGAGAAGAAGCGATCGCCAAAGTTCGGCAAGAACAAGCAGACTTTGCTATTAGTAGCTTGATTGATAACCTAAATTACGACTTGGAAGCAAAGACTTTTGCATACGATGGTTTAGTATTTTTTGTAGCTTTTAGTTACGAACAACGCGATCGCGCCTTACCCAAAATATTAAACGGTCAGATTACCTTCAAGCAAATTCAGCAACTTTACACCGGAAAAATCACCAATTGGAAACAATTAGGGGGTTCTGACTTACCTGTGAAACTTTACATTCCAACTAGTCAAGAAGCAATTAGCATTTTTGAACAAAAAGTACTCAAAAATGAAGCATTAATCAATGAATTTAGAGAACTCCAAAAATCCCCAACTAACTCAACAATTTTTCTCAATTCATCTCCACAACTTATCAAATTACCTACCTTAAAAACTCTGCGAACTGTACTTCAAGACTTTGAAAACGAACAAGTTGGCGCAATTGGTTTTGGTACAATTAGCCAAGTTTTTGGACAATGTTCTGTTTATCCTCTCGCCTTAGTCGATCGACAAAACAAACCTATCCAACCTTTAATCCAAAACGACGGAGAACCCATCAATCCAGCCACCGATTTGTGCAATAAAAAAGGCAATTATCATCCAGATTTACAAGCATTTCAAACCGGACGCTATCCTTTAGCATATTCGATCGCCATAGTTTACCCACGCGATAACCGTCGTCTCCCCATAGGCGAACGATTTGCTAACATTCTGAAAACCGAAGAAAGTCAACATTTGTTAAGCAAAACAGGTGTCGTACCAATTCAACTACCCACAAAGGAATCAACAACAGGAAACTAA
- a CDS encoding phage tail protein, giving the protein MNKKKISSASSKKLASRPKKITAKSSNSKPKPISKNSTKNPAGKKTSTNQSQTSQPKAKKTPNSNNKTTAKPRNKSSPKPQSNKNSSISRKFNVDSAMKVAESVQNLSQKIQNDDLKVNDIKQLSKSIDPLIPNSSTWQQSKKIVDKSLNLLQLIQGENTKVNSSQKVDDYRSNYITNNRFYVEIDRNVQAAFKEFSGINVKIKKDNYFEGGVNDQVRVLLGHADFSDVTLKRGMTNDLTFLNWIIETLKDKANNRRNINILLFNQAGETMQGYTLIGAIPISWKVPGFQADGNAVAIEELTLAYEGLSFIPKATGSRPTINLKRDIQGFFPSK; this is encoded by the coding sequence TTGAACAAGAAAAAAATAAGTTCCGCTTCAAGTAAAAAACTAGCATCAAGACCCAAAAAAATTACAGCCAAATCCAGCAACTCAAAACCTAAACCAATAAGCAAAAACAGCACTAAAAACCCTGCTGGCAAAAAAACAAGTACCAACCAATCCCAGACTAGCCAGCCAAAAGCCAAAAAAACCCCTAATAGTAATAACAAAACAACTGCCAAGCCAAGGAATAAATCTTCCCCAAAACCACAATCTAATAAAAACTCATCAATAAGCCGTAAATTTAATGTAGATTCAGCCATGAAAGTAGCTGAATCGGTACAGAATTTATCTCAAAAAATTCAAAATGACGACTTAAAAGTAAATGATATTAAACAATTATCCAAATCTATTGATCCATTGATACCTAATTCATCAACGTGGCAACAAAGTAAAAAAATCGTTGATAAATCACTTAATCTATTACAGCTAATTCAAGGTGAAAACACCAAAGTCAATAGTTCACAAAAAGTTGATGATTACCGATCGAACTATATCACAAATAATCGCTTTTACGTAGAGATCGATCGGAACGTTCAAGCTGCTTTCAAAGAATTTTCTGGCATCAACGTCAAAATCAAAAAAGACAATTATTTTGAAGGAGGAGTTAATGACCAAGTAAGAGTTCTTTTAGGCCATGCAGATTTTAGTGATGTTACACTCAAACGTGGAATGACTAACGATCTAACTTTTTTAAATTGGATAATAGAAACCCTCAAAGATAAAGCAAACAATCGCCGGAATATTAATATTCTTTTATTTAACCAAGCTGGAGAAACAATGCAAGGTTACACCTTAATAGGCGCAATTCCAATTAGTTGGAAAGTACCTGGATTTCAAGCAGATGGAAATGCAGTAGCCATTGAAGAACTCACCTTAGCTTATGAAGGATTAAGTTTTATCCCCAAAGCAACTGGAAGTCGTCCCACTATCAATCTAAAACGTGATATACAAGGATTTTTCCCCAGTAAGTAA